A genomic window from Candidatus Peregrinibacteria bacterium includes:
- a CDS encoding plasmid stabilization protein, which translates to MAKLIFTESYEKRAKEFLRRHSELKNQYAKVIKLLSINPYHPSLRLHRLHGKLSMFYSVSINISYRITLQFLINKDTIIPIHIGKHEEVY; encoded by the coding sequence ATGGCTAAACTCATCTTTACAGAAAGTTATGAAAAAAGGGCAAAAGAATTTTTGAGGAGACATTCTGAGCTCAAAAATCAGTATGCAAAAGTGATCAAACTTCTCTCCATAAACCCATATCATCCTTCTCTTCGTCTCCATCGACTTCATGGAAAGCTATCAATGTTCTACAGCGTTTCCATAAACATTTCATATCGAATTACACTCCAATTTCTCATAAATAAAGATACGATCATTCCTATTCATATTGGGAAACATGAG